One stretch of Croceibacterium atlanticum DNA includes these proteins:
- a CDS encoding IS5 family transposase (programmed frameshift) — MSRRRFELTDFEWSVIEPLLPNKVRGVPRVDDRRVINGILWRFRTGSPWADIPERYGPYTTCYNRFVRWRKAGVWDRLLSSVSAAFDGELVMIDSSSIRVHQHGATPKKGAPNRCMGRSRGGLTTKIHALVDGRGLPVGLHLSEGQASDCREAIRARIESNGGFANIPAKRNRRKGFAFSAFLYRYRNLIERFFGKLKHARGLATRYDKRADNFLAAIKLFSARLWIATNESTA, encoded by the exons ATGAGCCGTCGCAGATTTGAGCTTACGGATTTCGAGTGGTCGGTGATCGAGCCGTTGTTGCCGAACAAGGTGCGCGGTGTTCCGCGTGTTGATGATCGTCGGGTGATCAATGGGATATTGTGGCGGTTTCGCACAGGCAGCCCCTGGGCGGATATCCCGGAGCGCTATGGGCCATACACGACGTGCTACAACCGTTTCGTGCGTTGGCGCAAAGCTGGCGTATGGGACCGGCTTCTGTCCTCCGTCAGCGCCGCTTTCGATGGCGAACTGGTCATGATCGACAGTTCCTCGATCCGGGTCCACCAGCATGGTGCGACCC CTAAAAAGGGGGCCCCCAATCGCTGCATGGGACGTTCCCGGGGCGGCCTGACTACCAAGATCCATGCGCTGGTTGATGGCCGGGGTTTACCGGTCGGCCTGCATCTGTCGGAAGGACAAGCCAGCGATTGCCGCGAGGCTATCCGCGCACGGATCGAAAGCAACGGCGGCTTCGCCAACATCCCGGCAAAGCGTAATCGACGAAAGGGCTTCGCCTTCAGCGCCTTCCTCTACCGCTATCGCAACCTGATCGAGCGCTTCTTCGGAAAACTCAAACACGCCAGAGGCTTGGCGACACGCTACGACAAACGCGCCGATAACTTCCTCGCTGCCATTAAGCTCTTCTCAGCACGGTTATGGATCGCAACTAATGAGTCTACGGCCTAG
- a CDS encoding HdeD family acid-resistance protein codes for MTENDNGAVRPTTGWGWVLAYGIVVILVGLLALSNPLATGVATGFLIGTLLIVYGAFATFASLSYLSGRARWIELILGIMGLLAGAVTIFNPFAGALSLVMLIGAWLLISGILEAISAFRSEHDWGWRLLLGILDLVLGGLILFSGPATGLIFLAFCVGISFLIRGVFLFILALGLRRLARI; via the coding sequence ATGACCGAGAATGACAACGGCGCCGTTCGTCCCACGACAGGCTGGGGCTGGGTTCTAGCTTATGGCATAGTTGTCATTCTGGTCGGGCTTCTGGCCCTTTCCAATCCGCTCGCCACTGGCGTGGCGACCGGTTTTCTGATCGGCACACTGCTGATTGTTTACGGCGCTTTCGCAACATTTGCCAGCCTATCGTATTTGTCCGGCCGCGCGCGCTGGATCGAACTCATTTTGGGCATTATGGGCCTTCTGGCCGGGGCAGTCACAATCTTCAACCCGTTTGCCGGCGCTCTCTCACTGGTGATGCTGATAGGCGCCTGGCTGCTCATCAGCGGAATCCTTGAGGCCATCAGTGCATTCCGGAGCGAGCATGACTGGGGCTGGCGGCTGCTGCTCGGCATTTTGGATCTTGTGCTGGGCGGACTGATTCTGTTCAGCGGCCCTGCGACTGGCCTGATCTTCCTCGCCTTTTGCGTCGGAATCAGCTTTCTGATCCGGGGCGTCTTTCTCTTTATCCTGGCTTTGGGATTGCGGCGACTTGCGCGCATTTGA
- a CDS encoding acetate/propionate family kinase → MKAIVSLNSGSSSIKFALYVLDADRAPSLSAAGKIERIGISPHLTIRDTSGETLVVQDWRDQHGLTHADLLAWLFDWAISHLDGREVIAIGHRIVHGGVDFAVPCLIDDLVLDELERLCPLAPLHQPHNLAAVRAITALAPDLPQVACFDTAFHHDRPELATRFAIPRAFHDQGIRRYGFHGLSYEYISRRLATIDPALAAGRVIVAHLGNGASLCAMADGRSVDTSMGFTALDGLMMGTRCGTIDPGVVLHLQTQMRMSPQEVETLLYNKSGLLGVSGISSDMRALSESGAPEAQDAIDLFTWRVAREAGALVSILGGVDGIVFTAGIGENHADVRSRICRRLEWLGIRLQAHGNMSNDTIISHPDSKVKALVIPTDEERMIALHTLSVLFGVAQ, encoded by the coding sequence ATGAAGGCGATTGTCAGCCTCAATTCCGGCTCGTCCAGCATCAAGTTCGCCCTCTACGTCCTCGACGCGGATCGTGCCCCCTCCCTCTCGGCTGCCGGTAAAATCGAGCGCATTGGCATTTCCCCGCACCTCACGATCCGGGATACGTCGGGCGAGACGCTGGTCGTACAGGACTGGCGGGACCAACATGGCCTTACGCATGCCGACCTGCTCGCCTGGCTGTTCGACTGGGCAATCTCCCATCTGGACGGGCGCGAGGTGATCGCCATAGGCCATCGCATCGTTCATGGCGGTGTCGATTTCGCCGTCCCCTGCCTGATCGACGATCTTGTGCTGGACGAACTTGAAAGGCTCTGTCCGCTGGCGCCGCTGCACCAGCCCCACAATCTGGCCGCAGTCCGGGCGATTACCGCGCTCGCACCAGACCTGCCGCAGGTCGCCTGCTTCGACACGGCCTTTCACCATGACCGGCCAGAACTCGCCACGCGCTTCGCCATCCCGCGCGCATTCCACGATCAGGGGATCAGACGCTATGGCTTCCATGGCCTGTCCTATGAATATATTTCCCGTCGCCTCGCAACGATCGATCCGGCGCTTGCGGCCGGTCGCGTGATCGTCGCGCATCTGGGCAACGGCGCATCGCTGTGCGCCATGGCCGATGGCAGGAGCGTGGACACCAGCATGGGCTTCACCGCGCTGGACGGCCTGATGATGGGCACACGCTGCGGCACGATCGATCCAGGCGTGGTACTGCACCTTCAAACACAGATGCGAATGAGCCCGCAGGAAGTTGAAACTCTTCTGTACAACAAGTCGGGCCTGCTGGGCGTATCGGGCATTTCGAGCGATATGCGCGCCCTGTCCGAGAGTGGCGCACCCGAAGCGCAGGATGCGATCGACCTGTTTACCTGGCGGGTAGCGCGGGAGGCAGGCGCTCTCGTCAGCATCCTCGGCGGGGTGGATGGAATCGTCTTCACGGCCGGGATTGGCGAAAACCATGCCGATGTGCGATCGCGCATCTGCCGCAGACTCGAATGGCTGGGCATCAGGCTGCAGGCGCATGGCAATATGTCCAATGACACCATCATTAGCCATCCCGACAGCAAGGTAAAGGCATTGGTCATTCCGACCGATGAAGAGCGCATGATCGCCCTTCACACCCTCTCGGTTCTATTTGGAGTAGCGCAATGA
- the fabI gene encoding enoyl-ACP reductase FabI encodes MNPLVDLRGKRGLVIGVANEHSIATGCADAFAQCGARLAVTYVNEKARSWVAPVAEKLGAEWSAPCDVREPGQLEALFEEVRERWGGLDFLLHSIAFAPKEDLHGRVVDSSAEGFAMAMDVSCHSFLRMAKLAEPLMNEGGCLLCVTFYGSERVIEHYNLMGPVKAALESATRYVAAELGPKGIRAHAISPGPIATRAASGIDRFDELLDRAAAQASQGQLVDIGDVGSLAAFLVSDAARRITGTVIPVDNGLHLHA; translated from the coding sequence ATGAACCCTCTGGTAGACCTGCGCGGCAAGCGCGGCCTCGTCATCGGCGTCGCAAACGAACATAGCATCGCTACTGGCTGCGCCGACGCCTTCGCCCAATGCGGCGCGCGCCTGGCCGTGACCTATGTGAACGAGAAGGCTAGGAGCTGGGTCGCGCCTGTTGCCGAAAAGCTTGGCGCCGAGTGGAGCGCGCCTTGCGACGTGCGTGAACCGGGGCAACTGGAAGCCCTGTTCGAAGAGGTGCGGGAGCGCTGGGGCGGGCTCGACTTTCTGCTTCACTCCATCGCCTTCGCGCCAAAGGAAGACCTGCACGGCCGCGTAGTCGACAGCTCGGCAGAAGGTTTTGCCATGGCGATGGACGTGTCCTGCCACAGCTTCCTGCGCATGGCAAAACTGGCCGAGCCGTTGATGAATGAGGGCGGCTGCCTGCTGTGCGTCACCTTCTATGGCTCGGAGCGGGTAATCGAACATTACAACCTGATGGGGCCGGTCAAGGCAGCGTTGGAAAGTGCGACCCGCTATGTGGCGGCTGAACTCGGTCCCAAGGGCATCCGCGCCCATGCGATCTCGCCCGGCCCGATCGCCACACGCGCGGCCAGCGGGATCGATCGGTTCGACGAACTGCTCGATCGGGCAGCCGCGCAGGCTTCGCAAGGGCAACTGGTGGATATTGGCGACGTGGGTTCCCTTGCCGCCTTCCTTGTCAGCGATGCGGCCAGACGCATAACCGGCACCGTCATTCCCGTCGACAATGGACTGCATCTCCACGCATGA
- a CDS encoding DUF2147 domain-containing protein — protein MWLKVFAIAVVMAGSGHVAATAQESSFDVWRNPKNSVHIRAERCGDRMCGVVVWASEKAKADARKGSQNPLVGSQLFRDFVEERPGVWRGQVFVPDIGRTFTGTIRVVDANRLEAKGCLLGKLGCRSQQWYRVAESHSSR, from the coding sequence ATGTGGCTCAAGGTTTTCGCTATCGCGGTCGTGATGGCGGGGTCCGGGCATGTGGCAGCCACGGCCCAGGAATCGTCATTCGATGTGTGGAGAAATCCAAAGAACAGCGTACATATCCGTGCAGAACGTTGTGGGGACCGAATGTGCGGCGTTGTTGTCTGGGCCAGTGAGAAGGCGAAAGCAGATGCACGCAAAGGCAGTCAGAATCCGCTGGTGGGATCGCAGTTGTTTCGTGATTTTGTAGAGGAGCGGCCAGGTGTCTGGCGCGGCCAAGTCTTTGTACCGGACATTGGCCGGACTTTTACCGGTACTATTCGTGTCGTCGATGCCAACCGGTTGGAAGCCAAGGGATGCCTGCTCGGCAAGTTGGGCTGTCGGTCCCAGCAGTGGTACCGGGTTGCCGAATCTCACTCTTCGCGCTGA
- a CDS encoding phospholipase A — translation MKHLPNFPAALLAASVLLPFQAQAREDVEILIRNVDERDANGFALVDIRLLNSDDAAQTVPLPDRIEARVTLPGGTHSVWLDRGPTVPAQVIVAAHGFACAQYRVSDASVNQGALLSVPAWGRQQIALSARHGLMPDQPGEQAQATVPVPPPTPSAADRSVGNAFIDNLSPYEPIYAVYGPGTNSEARIQLSFKYQLFGSRLREDQPASLKDGLYFAYTQRMFWDLGADSSPFRNIDFQPEIFYLAQPKALSDTATLSGQVGLRHESNGRDGDASRSINMVYVTPMAAFSLGGDWRLTAAPRFWLYVGDRSDNRDIRRYRGNSGFFMEVAEVNGLRLSTSTRFNFGSGKGAVSADISYPLRRILGDGPDFYLFGQSFHGYGENLLDYNKRATRLRIGVALVR, via the coding sequence ATGAAACACCTGCCCAACTTTCCCGCCGCCCTGCTGGCTGCATCCGTCCTCCTGCCCTTTCAGGCGCAGGCCAGGGAAGATGTCGAAATATTGATCAGGAATGTTGATGAGCGTGATGCCAATGGCTTTGCCCTTGTTGATATCCGCCTTCTGAATTCCGATGATGCAGCGCAAACGGTCCCCCTGCCCGACCGGATCGAGGCGCGAGTGACGCTGCCTGGCGGCACACACAGCGTCTGGCTCGACCGTGGGCCGACCGTTCCCGCACAAGTGATCGTGGCCGCCCATGGCTTTGCCTGCGCGCAGTACCGAGTTTCCGATGCATCGGTAAACCAGGGCGCGTTGCTCTCTGTTCCGGCATGGGGTCGCCAGCAGATCGCTCTTTCCGCACGTCATGGGCTTATGCCAGACCAGCCCGGCGAACAGGCGCAAGCAACCGTGCCGGTGCCGCCCCCTACGCCATCCGCCGCCGATCGTTCAGTCGGCAATGCCTTTATAGACAATCTCTCGCCTTATGAGCCGATCTATGCCGTCTATGGCCCTGGAACCAACAGCGAGGCCCGTATCCAGCTGAGTTTCAAGTATCAGCTTTTCGGCAGCCGGCTGCGGGAAGACCAGCCTGCCTCCCTCAAGGATGGCCTCTATTTCGCTTATACCCAGCGTATGTTCTGGGATCTGGGCGCGGACTCCTCACCCTTTCGCAATATCGATTTCCAGCCCGAAATCTTCTACCTTGCACAGCCCAAGGCCCTATCCGATACAGCGACTCTCAGTGGGCAGGTGGGCCTGCGTCATGAATCCAATGGCCGAGATGGCGATGCATCGCGCAGCATCAACATGGTCTATGTGACGCCCATGGCGGCATTTTCGCTAGGCGGCGATTGGCGGCTGACTGCCGCACCACGTTTCTGGCTCTATGTCGGCGACCGCTCCGATAATCGCGATATCCGCCGATATCGGGGCAATAGCGGCTTCTTTATGGAAGTTGCGGAAGTTAATGGACTGCGCCTCTCCACCTCCACCCGGTTCAACTTCGGGAGTGGCAAGGGAGCAGTGTCAGCCGATATTTCCTATCCATTGCGCCGCATTCTGGGCGACGGCCCCGACTTTTATCTCTTTGGCCAAAGCTTCCACGGCTATGGCGAAAATCTTCTCGATTATAACAAACGCGCCACGCGCCTACGCATCGGTGTGGCCCTTGTTCGATAA